From one Streptomyces sp. ICC1 genomic stretch:
- a CDS encoding cold-shock protein, translating into MPTGKVKWFNSEKGFGFLSRDDGGDVFVHSSVLPAGVDALKPGQRVEFGVVAGQRGDQALSVIVLDPAPSVAAAQRRKPDELASIVQDLTTLLENVTQQLERGRYPDKAHGSKIADMLRAVADQMDV; encoded by the coding sequence GTGCCTACCGGCAAGGTCAAGTGGTTCAACAGCGAGAAGGGCTTCGGCTTCCTCTCCCGCGACGACGGCGGCGACGTCTTCGTCCACTCCTCGGTGCTCCCCGCCGGGGTGGACGCCCTCAAGCCGGGCCAGCGCGTCGAGTTCGGCGTCGTCGCCGGGCAACGCGGTGACCAGGCGCTTTCGGTGATCGTCCTGGATCCGGCACCCTCGGTCGCGGCCGCGCAGCGGCGCAAGCCGGACGAGCTCGCCTCCATCGTGCAGGACCTCACGACCCTGTTGGAGAACGTCACGCAGCAGTTGGAGCGGGGCCGCTACCCCGACAAGGCGCACGGCTCGAAGATCGCCGACATGCTGCGCGCGGTGGCCGATCAGATGGACGTCTGA
- a CDS encoding 1,4-dihydroxy-6-naphthoate synthase, whose protein sequence is MNATPSENTGNTGTSENTAGPVRIAYSPCPNDTFVFDAWAHGRVPGAPALDVTFADIDITNGMAERGELDVLKVSYAVLPWVLEEYALLPCGGALGRGCGPLVLTREPGDGPAGLAGKTVAVPSERSTAYLLFRLWAADVLPAEGVGKVVVLPFHEIMPAVRDGRVDAGLVIHEARFTYQDYGLHCLADMGEHWESTTGLPIPLGAIIAKRSLGEDALRALAESARASVRMAWADPEASRPYVRAHAQELDPAVADQHIGLYVNEFTAGLGDAGYAAVRGLLTRAAAEGLVPAIAPGALDFP, encoded by the coding sequence ATGAACGCCACGCCCTCCGAGAACACCGGGAACACCGGGACCTCCGAGAACACCGCGGGCCCCGTACGGATCGCGTACTCGCCCTGCCCGAACGACACCTTCGTCTTCGACGCCTGGGCCCACGGCCGGGTCCCCGGCGCGCCCGCCCTCGACGTCACCTTCGCGGACATCGACATCACCAACGGCATGGCCGAGCGCGGTGAGCTGGACGTCCTGAAGGTGTCCTACGCCGTCCTGCCGTGGGTGCTGGAGGAGTACGCGCTGCTGCCCTGCGGCGGGGCCCTGGGGCGCGGCTGCGGGCCGCTGGTCCTGACCCGCGAACCGGGCGACGGCCCCGCGGGCCTGGCCGGCAAGACGGTCGCGGTCCCGAGCGAACGCTCCACCGCCTACCTGCTGTTCCGGCTGTGGGCCGCCGACGTGCTGCCGGCCGAGGGGGTCGGCAAGGTGGTCGTGCTGCCGTTCCACGAGATCATGCCGGCCGTGCGCGACGGCCGGGTGGATGCCGGACTGGTCATCCACGAGGCCCGGTTCACCTATCAGGACTACGGGCTGCACTGCCTGGCCGACATGGGCGAGCACTGGGAGTCCACGACCGGCCTGCCGATCCCGCTCGGCGCGATCATCGCCAAGCGCTCGCTGGGCGAGGACGCGCTGCGCGCGCTCGCCGAGTCCGCCCGCGCGTCGGTCCGGATGGCCTGGGCCGACCCGGAGGCCTCCCGGCCCTACGTACGGGCGCACGCGCAGGAGCTGGACCCGGCCGTCGCCGACCAGCACATCGGGCTGTACGTCAACGAGTTCACGGCCGGCCTGGGCGACGCCGGTTACGCGGCGGTGCGCGGCCTGCTGACGCGGGCGGCGGCGGAGGGTCTTGTTCCGGCCATCGCCCCCGGTGCGCTGGACTTCCCGTAG
- a CDS encoding futalosine hydrolase produces MRALIVTAVAAEADSVVSGLPGPVPHPDHTPGSGPRTLPGGYLIHHRGSFDVLVAGVGPAAAAAGTATALALAPGPGYGLVVSAGIGGGFAPAAPLGSLVVADAIVAADLGAETPQGFLPVAELGFGRSVHLPPAELAARAAEATGALLAPVLTVSTVTGTAARAAALAARHPLAGAEAMEGFGVAEAAAAHGLPVLEVRAVSNAVGPRDRAAWRIGDALAALAGAFRALGPVLDAREGPS; encoded by the coding sequence CCTGCCCGGTCCGGTCCCTCATCCGGACCACACCCCCGGCTCCGGGCCGCGCACCCTCCCCGGTGGCTACCTCATCCACCACCGGGGATCCTTCGACGTCCTCGTCGCCGGAGTCGGCCCGGCCGCCGCGGCCGCCGGGACCGCGACCGCCCTGGCGCTCGCGCCCGGCCCCGGCTACGGCCTGGTCGTCTCCGCCGGCATCGGCGGCGGGTTCGCGCCCGCCGCCCCGCTCGGCTCCCTCGTGGTCGCCGACGCCATCGTCGCCGCCGACCTGGGGGCCGAGACCCCGCAGGGCTTCCTGCCCGTCGCGGAGCTCGGCTTCGGCCGCAGCGTGCACCTGCCTCCCGCGGAGCTCGCCGCGCGCGCCGCCGAGGCCACCGGGGCCCTGCTCGCACCGGTCCTGACCGTCTCCACCGTCACCGGCACCGCGGCCCGCGCAGCCGCCCTCGCGGCCCGCCATCCGCTGGCCGGGGCCGAGGCCATGGAGGGGTTCGGGGTCGCGGAGGCCGCCGCCGCGCACGGGCTGCCCGTCCTGGAGGTCCGTGCCGTCTCCAACGCCGTGGGTCCCCGCGACCGCGCCGCCTGGCGGATCGGCGACGCGCTGGCCGCGCTCGCCGGCGCCTTCCGCGCGCTGGGACCCGTACTCGACGCCCGGGAAGGCCCGTCATGA